Proteins found in one Epinephelus fuscoguttatus linkage group LG4, E.fuscoguttatus.final_Chr_v1 genomic segment:
- the LOC125888120 gene encoding cingulin-like protein 1 isoform X3, which produces MESHRLSGSPDVRIQRNYMQPRSPKGSQDNLFGVRVQIQGIKGQPYVVLNSSGQENHRDISVITHQAGYNPGIVRRSVNERHSPSTSPLFHYQKHPEILRPYDPESNNLDLVLPSASVSRPAQLNTNRLSETVNVNKPRIPLPAEGPEGDQSEVAQNNTPPSGRQAPARSPNSVDSDPFMSVGKLISQFNSSQRRGRGGPRNRLNPEQCRRSRSVDSSRTSDSSSSSSSSSRASSLKGIRGETTCGIYPPGSARARLLGGEASMPKDENKPSTLLKGHMGKETMSPQAVRLLHSTEKPSISRSGSEQTDESDERDAQVTPDLLKGQQELSVDPPEDTAKQILFTYLKDGTSDDDSTTQKKVTLLLEKVNQDNAAEVRLLQQKQAALEREVSELKQKLETEIKNEKTLAKACEKARTEKKKLQEELAKSQEELCKLSDRLAEIEAELHSTKQELTQMKAERDRSKTEMKDLQQQLSEMHDELDQAKRAEVINTEKEVLLEEMVRLRADFQEMLQVKEEQEEVLHRRERELSALKGALKEEVETHDSYMAALKEEYENEFEKLLKDLDLAKESSALLGQKRVEAEEERGAAKVQLKELSQDRDQLRGKVQELNNKVDQLSQAIQESKTTERQLEQRAKQLEREKHQVEEVLRDVRRNEEEMCQSNQSLLTRLEDVQSKLTKLNHEHRDLKEKLKEERRQIEELWKTKTELEDERILQDRTVEQLQRKMTSIMEECEASTDVLQNQVDEARERSQRELDELRRQLQEKGAELEKSRLAAKKLQEELLPLEEDLQRCRREQQEAQLRGRQLEQKVEELEERNATTVGERERQVKLMEGRISQLQEDVNDERSSADRLMERLDKTKEQMDQMRSELMQERAVRQDLECDKMSLERQNKDLKSRVTHLEGSQRTNQDSLVSKLNTRIQELEERLQGEERDNNSLQQANRKLERKVKEMKMQTDEEHINLQSQRDQLTQRLKTAKRQMDEAEEEIERLEHAKKKLQRELDEQIEANEQLHGQLSSLRNEMRRKRKSPPLIKSMEDSLNDVDDLGSD; this is translated from the exons ATGGAGTCTCACAGGCTGAGCGGCTCTCCAGACGTCAGGATACAGAGGAACTACATGCAGCCACGTAGTCCCAAAGGCAGCCAGGACAACTTGTTTGGAGTTAGGGTGCAGATCCAGGGGATTAAAGGTCAACCCTATGTAGTTCTGAACAGCTCTGGTCAGGAGAACCACCGGGACATCTCTGTCATCACTCACCAAGCGGGGTACAATCCTGGCATAGTGAGGAGGTCTGTGAATGAAAGACACTCTCCATCAACCTCCCCCTTGTTTCATTATCAGAAACACCCAGAGATTCTGAGACCTTATGACCCTGAAAGTAATAACCTGGACTTAGTTCTTCCTTCAGCTTCAGTCTCTCGACCTGCACAGCTAAACACAAACCGTCTTTCTGAGACTGTCAACGTGAACAAACCCAGGATCCCTCTGCCCGCTGAGGGCCCAGAGGGAGACCAGAGTGAAGTCGCCCAGAACAACACACCTCCCTCAGGTAGACAAGCCCCTGCGAGGTCCCCAAATTCAGTGGATTCAGACCCCTTCATGTCTGTAGGGAAGCTCATAAGCCAGTTCAACAGCAGCCAGCGGAGGGGAAGAGGAGGCCCCAGGAACCGATTGAACCCAGAGCAGTGTCGAAGGTCACGCAGCGTAGACAGTAGTCGAACCTCGGactcctcatcctcttcctcttcctccagcaGAGCCTCGTCTCTGAAGGGCATCAGGGGTGAGACCACATGTGGTATATATCCTCCGGGGTCAGCTAGGGCCCGACTCCTCGGCGGAGAAGCCTCGATGCCGAAGGACGAGAACAAGCCCAGCACACTGCTTAAAGGACACATGGGAAAAGAGACGATGTCTCCACAGGCTGTGAGACTACTTCACAGCACAGAGAAACCCTCCATCTCCAGATCAGGCAGTGAACAGACTGATGAATCAGATGAAAGAGACGCACAG GTCACCCCTGATCTTCTGAAAGGACAGCAAGAACTCTCAGTAGATCCACCTGAAGACACGGCAAAACAAATTCTGTTCACGTACCTCAAGGATGG GACAAGTGATGATGACTCCACCACTCAGAAGAAAGTCACCCTGCTGCTTGAAAAGGTCAACCAG GATAACGCAGCTGAGGTGAGGCTTTTGCAGCAGAAACAGGCCGCGCTGGAGAGAGAAGTATCTGAATTAAAGCAAAAACTGGAAACAGAGATTAAG AATGAAAAGACTCTGGCCAAGGCTTGTGAAAAGGCcaggacagagaagaagaaactgcAGGAAGAGTTGGCTAAAAGTCAGGAAGAGCTCTGCAAACTCAGCGACAGACTGGCCGAGATCGAGGCTGAACTTCATTCTACCAAACAGGA GCTGACTCAGATGAAGGCAGAGAGGGATAGGTCTAAGACGGAGATGAAAGACCTTCAGCAGCAGCTCTCCGAGATGCATGACGAGCTGGACCAGGCCAAGAGGGCCGAGGTGATAAATACAGAGAAAGAAGTTCTTCTGGAG GAAATGGTGCGGCTTCGTGCAGACTTTCAGGAGATGCTGCAGGtgaaggaggagcaggaggaggtgctgcaccgcagggagagggAGCTCAGCGCCCTGAAGGGGGCGCTcaaagaggaggtggagacTCATGATTCATACATGGCAGCTCTGAAGGAGGAATATGAAAATGAGTTTGAGAAGCTGCTTAAAGATTTAGACCTGGCAAAAGAG AGCAGTGCTTTGCTGGGTCAGAAGAGGGTcgaagcagaggaggagagaggagcagcGAAGGTGCAGCTGAAGGAGCTGAGCCAGGACAGAGATCAGCTGAGAGGAAAGGTGCAGGAGCTGAACAATAAGGTGGATCAGCTGAGTCAGGCAATCCAGGAGTcaaaaaccacagagagacagttgGAGCAGAGAGCAAAGCAGCTAGAG AGGGAAAAGCATCAGGTTGAGGAGGTGCTGAGGGATGTGAGGAGGAATGAGGAGGAGATGTGTCAGTCTAACCAGTCACTGCTCACTCGCCTGGAGGACGTGCAG AGTAAGTTGACCAAGCTCAATCATGAGCACAGGGACCTGAAGGAGAAGCtcaaggaggagaggagacaaataGAGGAGCTGTGGAAGACAAAAACTGAGCTGGAGGATGAGAGGATTCTGCAGGACAGGACTGTGGAGCAGCTGCAGAGGAAG ATGACTAGCATCATGGAGGAGTGTGAGGCATCCACAGATGTACTTCAGAACCAGGTCGACGAGGCCAGAGAGAGGAGTCAGAGGGAGTTGGACGAGCTACGGAGACAGCTGCAGGAAAAGGGAGCAGAGCTGGAGAAATCCCGACTGGCAGCCAAAAAACTTCAGGAAGAG ctgCTTCCTCTGGAGGAGGATCTGCAGCGGTGTCGCAGGGAGCAGCAGGAGGCCCAGCTGAGGGGCCGGCAGCTGGAGCAGAaggtggaggagctggaggagaggaaTGCAACCACGGTGGGAGAGCGTGAGCGGCAGGTCAAACTCATGGAG ggACGCATCAGCCAGCTACAAGAAGATGTTAATGATGAGCGCAGCAGTGCCGACCGCCTGATGGAGCGGTTAGACAAAACCAAAGAGCAG ATGGATCAGATGAGGAGCGAGCTGATGCAGGAGAGAGCAGTCAGGCAGGACCTGGAGTGTGACAAGATGAGCCTGGAGAGACAG AACAAAGACCTGAAGAGCAGAGTGACTCATCTGGAAGGATCACAGAGGACCAACCAGGATTCACTCGTCTCCAAACTGAACACCCGCATCCAGGAACTAGAGGAAAGGCTACAAGGAGAAGAGAG AGACAACAACAGCCTGCAACAAGCGAACCGCAAGCTGGAGCGTAAAGTGAAGGAGATGAAGATGCAGACTGACGAGGAACACATCAACCTGCAGAGCCAGAGAGACCAG CTGACTCAGAGGCTGAAGACGGCGAAGAGGCAGATGGACGAGGCGGAGGAGGAGATCGAGCGCCTGGAACACGCTAAGAAGAAGCTGCAGAGAGAACTGGACGAGCAGATCGAGGCCAACGAGCAGCTTCATGGCCAACTGAGCTCACTGCGGAACGAGATGAG GCGTAAAAGGAAATCACCTCCTCTCATTAAGTCTATGGAGGACAGCCTGAACGACGTGGATGACTTAGGATCTGATTGA
- the LOC125888120 gene encoding cingulin-like protein 1 isoform X1: protein MESHRLSGSPDVRIQRNYMQPRSPKGSQDNLFGVRVQIQGIKGQPYVVLNSSGQENHRDISVITHQAGYNPGIVRRSVNERHSPSTSPLFHYQKHPEILRPYDPESNNLDLVLPSASVSRPAQLNTNRLSETVNVNKPRIPLPAEGPEGDQSEVAQNNTPPSGRQAPARSPNSVDSDPFMSVGKLISQFNSSQRRGRGGPRNRLNPEQCRRSRSVDSSRTSDSSSSSSSSSRASSLKGIRGETTCGIYPPGSARARLLGGEASMPKDENKPSTLLKGHMGKETMSPQAVRLLHSTEKPSISRSGSEQTDESDERDAQVTPDLLKGQQELSVDPPEDTAKQILFTYLKDGTSDDDSTTQKKVTLLLEKVNQVKWKTAENVEEEKDNAAEVRLLQQKQAALEREVSELKQKLETEIKNEKTLAKACEKARTEKKKLQEELAKSQEELCKLSDRLAEIEAELHSTKQELTQMKAERDRSKTEMKDLQQQLSEMHDELDQAKRAEVINTEKEVLLEEMVRLRADFQEMLQVKEEQEEVLHRRERELSALKGALKEEVETHDSYMAALKEEYENEFEKLLKDLDLAKESSALLGQKRVEAEEERGAAKVQLKELSQDRDQLRGKVQELNNKVDQLSQAIQESKTTERQLEQRAKQLEREKHQVEEVLRDVRRNEEEMCQSNQSLLTRLEDVQSKLTKLNHEHRDLKEKLKEERRQIEELWKTKTELEDERILQDRTVEQLQRKMTSIMEECEASTDVLQNQVDEARERSQRELDELRRQLQEKGAELEKSRLAAKKLQEELLPLEEDLQRCRREQQEAQLRGRQLEQKVEELEERNATTVGERERQVKLMEGRISQLQEDVNDERSSADRLMERLDKTKEQMDQMRSELMQERAVRQDLECDKMSLERQNKDLKSRVTHLEGSQRTNQDSLVSKLNTRIQELEERLQGEERDNNSLQQANRKLERKVKEMKMQTDEEHINLQSQRDQLTQRLKTAKRQMDEAEEEIERLEHAKKKLQRELDEQIEANEQLHGQLSSLRNEMRRKRKSPPLIKSMEDSLNDVDDLGSD from the exons ATGGAGTCTCACAGGCTGAGCGGCTCTCCAGACGTCAGGATACAGAGGAACTACATGCAGCCACGTAGTCCCAAAGGCAGCCAGGACAACTTGTTTGGAGTTAGGGTGCAGATCCAGGGGATTAAAGGTCAACCCTATGTAGTTCTGAACAGCTCTGGTCAGGAGAACCACCGGGACATCTCTGTCATCACTCACCAAGCGGGGTACAATCCTGGCATAGTGAGGAGGTCTGTGAATGAAAGACACTCTCCATCAACCTCCCCCTTGTTTCATTATCAGAAACACCCAGAGATTCTGAGACCTTATGACCCTGAAAGTAATAACCTGGACTTAGTTCTTCCTTCAGCTTCAGTCTCTCGACCTGCACAGCTAAACACAAACCGTCTTTCTGAGACTGTCAACGTGAACAAACCCAGGATCCCTCTGCCCGCTGAGGGCCCAGAGGGAGACCAGAGTGAAGTCGCCCAGAACAACACACCTCCCTCAGGTAGACAAGCCCCTGCGAGGTCCCCAAATTCAGTGGATTCAGACCCCTTCATGTCTGTAGGGAAGCTCATAAGCCAGTTCAACAGCAGCCAGCGGAGGGGAAGAGGAGGCCCCAGGAACCGATTGAACCCAGAGCAGTGTCGAAGGTCACGCAGCGTAGACAGTAGTCGAACCTCGGactcctcatcctcttcctcttcctccagcaGAGCCTCGTCTCTGAAGGGCATCAGGGGTGAGACCACATGTGGTATATATCCTCCGGGGTCAGCTAGGGCCCGACTCCTCGGCGGAGAAGCCTCGATGCCGAAGGACGAGAACAAGCCCAGCACACTGCTTAAAGGACACATGGGAAAAGAGACGATGTCTCCACAGGCTGTGAGACTACTTCACAGCACAGAGAAACCCTCCATCTCCAGATCAGGCAGTGAACAGACTGATGAATCAGATGAAAGAGACGCACAG GTCACCCCTGATCTTCTGAAAGGACAGCAAGAACTCTCAGTAGATCCACCTGAAGACACGGCAAAACAAATTCTGTTCACGTACCTCAAGGATGG GACAAGTGATGATGACTCCACCACTCAGAAGAAAGTCACCCTGCTGCTTGAAAAGGTCAACCAGGTCAAGTGGAAGACTGCTGAAAatgtggaggaggagaaa GATAACGCAGCTGAGGTGAGGCTTTTGCAGCAGAAACAGGCCGCGCTGGAGAGAGAAGTATCTGAATTAAAGCAAAAACTGGAAACAGAGATTAAG AATGAAAAGACTCTGGCCAAGGCTTGTGAAAAGGCcaggacagagaagaagaaactgcAGGAAGAGTTGGCTAAAAGTCAGGAAGAGCTCTGCAAACTCAGCGACAGACTGGCCGAGATCGAGGCTGAACTTCATTCTACCAAACAGGA GCTGACTCAGATGAAGGCAGAGAGGGATAGGTCTAAGACGGAGATGAAAGACCTTCAGCAGCAGCTCTCCGAGATGCATGACGAGCTGGACCAGGCCAAGAGGGCCGAGGTGATAAATACAGAGAAAGAAGTTCTTCTGGAG GAAATGGTGCGGCTTCGTGCAGACTTTCAGGAGATGCTGCAGGtgaaggaggagcaggaggaggtgctgcaccgcagggagagggAGCTCAGCGCCCTGAAGGGGGCGCTcaaagaggaggtggagacTCATGATTCATACATGGCAGCTCTGAAGGAGGAATATGAAAATGAGTTTGAGAAGCTGCTTAAAGATTTAGACCTGGCAAAAGAG AGCAGTGCTTTGCTGGGTCAGAAGAGGGTcgaagcagaggaggagagaggagcagcGAAGGTGCAGCTGAAGGAGCTGAGCCAGGACAGAGATCAGCTGAGAGGAAAGGTGCAGGAGCTGAACAATAAGGTGGATCAGCTGAGTCAGGCAATCCAGGAGTcaaaaaccacagagagacagttgGAGCAGAGAGCAAAGCAGCTAGAG AGGGAAAAGCATCAGGTTGAGGAGGTGCTGAGGGATGTGAGGAGGAATGAGGAGGAGATGTGTCAGTCTAACCAGTCACTGCTCACTCGCCTGGAGGACGTGCAG AGTAAGTTGACCAAGCTCAATCATGAGCACAGGGACCTGAAGGAGAAGCtcaaggaggagaggagacaaataGAGGAGCTGTGGAAGACAAAAACTGAGCTGGAGGATGAGAGGATTCTGCAGGACAGGACTGTGGAGCAGCTGCAGAGGAAG ATGACTAGCATCATGGAGGAGTGTGAGGCATCCACAGATGTACTTCAGAACCAGGTCGACGAGGCCAGAGAGAGGAGTCAGAGGGAGTTGGACGAGCTACGGAGACAGCTGCAGGAAAAGGGAGCAGAGCTGGAGAAATCCCGACTGGCAGCCAAAAAACTTCAGGAAGAG ctgCTTCCTCTGGAGGAGGATCTGCAGCGGTGTCGCAGGGAGCAGCAGGAGGCCCAGCTGAGGGGCCGGCAGCTGGAGCAGAaggtggaggagctggaggagaggaaTGCAACCACGGTGGGAGAGCGTGAGCGGCAGGTCAAACTCATGGAG ggACGCATCAGCCAGCTACAAGAAGATGTTAATGATGAGCGCAGCAGTGCCGACCGCCTGATGGAGCGGTTAGACAAAACCAAAGAGCAG ATGGATCAGATGAGGAGCGAGCTGATGCAGGAGAGAGCAGTCAGGCAGGACCTGGAGTGTGACAAGATGAGCCTGGAGAGACAG AACAAAGACCTGAAGAGCAGAGTGACTCATCTGGAAGGATCACAGAGGACCAACCAGGATTCACTCGTCTCCAAACTGAACACCCGCATCCAGGAACTAGAGGAAAGGCTACAAGGAGAAGAGAG AGACAACAACAGCCTGCAACAAGCGAACCGCAAGCTGGAGCGTAAAGTGAAGGAGATGAAGATGCAGACTGACGAGGAACACATCAACCTGCAGAGCCAGAGAGACCAG CTGACTCAGAGGCTGAAGACGGCGAAGAGGCAGATGGACGAGGCGGAGGAGGAGATCGAGCGCCTGGAACACGCTAAGAAGAAGCTGCAGAGAGAACTGGACGAGCAGATCGAGGCCAACGAGCAGCTTCATGGCCAACTGAGCTCACTGCGGAACGAGATGAG GCGTAAAAGGAAATCACCTCCTCTCATTAAGTCTATGGAGGACAGCCTGAACGACGTGGATGACTTAGGATCTGATTGA
- the LOC125888120 gene encoding cingulin-like protein 1 isoform X4: protein MESHRLSGSPDVRIQRNYMQPRSPKGSQDNLFGVRVQIQGIKGQPYVVLNSSGQENHRDISVITHQAGYNPGIVRRSVNERHSPSTSPLFHYQKHPEILRPYDPESNNLDLVLPSASVSRPAQLNTNRLSETVNVNKPRIPLPAEGPEGDQSEVAQNNTPPSGRQAPARSPNSVDSDPFMSVGKLISQFNSSQRRGRGGPRNRLNPEQCRRSRSVDSSRTSDSSSSSSSSSRASSLKGIRGETTCGIYPPGSARARLLGGEASMPKDENKPSTLLKGHMGKETMSPQAVRLLHSTEKPSISRSGSEQTDESDERDAQVTPDLLKGQQELSVDPPEDTAKQILFTYLKDGTSDDDSTTQKKVTLLLEKDNAAEVRLLQQKQAALEREVSELKQKLETEIKNEKTLAKACEKARTEKKKLQEELAKSQEELCKLSDRLAEIEAELHSTKQELTQMKAERDRSKTEMKDLQQQLSEMHDELDQAKRAEVINTEKEVLLEEMVRLRADFQEMLQVKEEQEEVLHRRERELSALKGALKEEVETHDSYMAALKEEYENEFEKLLKDLDLAKESSALLGQKRVEAEEERGAAKVQLKELSQDRDQLRGKVQELNNKVDQLSQAIQESKTTERQLEQRAKQLEREKHQVEEVLRDVRRNEEEMCQSNQSLLTRLEDVQSKLTKLNHEHRDLKEKLKEERRQIEELWKTKTELEDERILQDRTVEQLQRKMTSIMEECEASTDVLQNQVDEARERSQRELDELRRQLQEKGAELEKSRLAAKKLQEELLPLEEDLQRCRREQQEAQLRGRQLEQKVEELEERNATTVGERERQVKLMEGRISQLQEDVNDERSSADRLMERLDKTKEQMDQMRSELMQERAVRQDLECDKMSLERQNKDLKSRVTHLEGSQRTNQDSLVSKLNTRIQELEERLQGEERDNNSLQQANRKLERKVKEMKMQTDEEHINLQSQRDQLTQRLKTAKRQMDEAEEEIERLEHAKKKLQRELDEQIEANEQLHGQLSSLRNEMRRKRKSPPLIKSMEDSLNDVDDLGSD from the exons ATGGAGTCTCACAGGCTGAGCGGCTCTCCAGACGTCAGGATACAGAGGAACTACATGCAGCCACGTAGTCCCAAAGGCAGCCAGGACAACTTGTTTGGAGTTAGGGTGCAGATCCAGGGGATTAAAGGTCAACCCTATGTAGTTCTGAACAGCTCTGGTCAGGAGAACCACCGGGACATCTCTGTCATCACTCACCAAGCGGGGTACAATCCTGGCATAGTGAGGAGGTCTGTGAATGAAAGACACTCTCCATCAACCTCCCCCTTGTTTCATTATCAGAAACACCCAGAGATTCTGAGACCTTATGACCCTGAAAGTAATAACCTGGACTTAGTTCTTCCTTCAGCTTCAGTCTCTCGACCTGCACAGCTAAACACAAACCGTCTTTCTGAGACTGTCAACGTGAACAAACCCAGGATCCCTCTGCCCGCTGAGGGCCCAGAGGGAGACCAGAGTGAAGTCGCCCAGAACAACACACCTCCCTCAGGTAGACAAGCCCCTGCGAGGTCCCCAAATTCAGTGGATTCAGACCCCTTCATGTCTGTAGGGAAGCTCATAAGCCAGTTCAACAGCAGCCAGCGGAGGGGAAGAGGAGGCCCCAGGAACCGATTGAACCCAGAGCAGTGTCGAAGGTCACGCAGCGTAGACAGTAGTCGAACCTCGGactcctcatcctcttcctcttcctccagcaGAGCCTCGTCTCTGAAGGGCATCAGGGGTGAGACCACATGTGGTATATATCCTCCGGGGTCAGCTAGGGCCCGACTCCTCGGCGGAGAAGCCTCGATGCCGAAGGACGAGAACAAGCCCAGCACACTGCTTAAAGGACACATGGGAAAAGAGACGATGTCTCCACAGGCTGTGAGACTACTTCACAGCACAGAGAAACCCTCCATCTCCAGATCAGGCAGTGAACAGACTGATGAATCAGATGAAAGAGACGCACAG GTCACCCCTGATCTTCTGAAAGGACAGCAAGAACTCTCAGTAGATCCACCTGAAGACACGGCAAAACAAATTCTGTTCACGTACCTCAAGGATGG GACAAGTGATGATGACTCCACCACTCAGAAGAAAGTCACCCTGCTGCTTGAAAAG GATAACGCAGCTGAGGTGAGGCTTTTGCAGCAGAAACAGGCCGCGCTGGAGAGAGAAGTATCTGAATTAAAGCAAAAACTGGAAACAGAGATTAAG AATGAAAAGACTCTGGCCAAGGCTTGTGAAAAGGCcaggacagagaagaagaaactgcAGGAAGAGTTGGCTAAAAGTCAGGAAGAGCTCTGCAAACTCAGCGACAGACTGGCCGAGATCGAGGCTGAACTTCATTCTACCAAACAGGA GCTGACTCAGATGAAGGCAGAGAGGGATAGGTCTAAGACGGAGATGAAAGACCTTCAGCAGCAGCTCTCCGAGATGCATGACGAGCTGGACCAGGCCAAGAGGGCCGAGGTGATAAATACAGAGAAAGAAGTTCTTCTGGAG GAAATGGTGCGGCTTCGTGCAGACTTTCAGGAGATGCTGCAGGtgaaggaggagcaggaggaggtgctgcaccgcagggagagggAGCTCAGCGCCCTGAAGGGGGCGCTcaaagaggaggtggagacTCATGATTCATACATGGCAGCTCTGAAGGAGGAATATGAAAATGAGTTTGAGAAGCTGCTTAAAGATTTAGACCTGGCAAAAGAG AGCAGTGCTTTGCTGGGTCAGAAGAGGGTcgaagcagaggaggagagaggagcagcGAAGGTGCAGCTGAAGGAGCTGAGCCAGGACAGAGATCAGCTGAGAGGAAAGGTGCAGGAGCTGAACAATAAGGTGGATCAGCTGAGTCAGGCAATCCAGGAGTcaaaaaccacagagagacagttgGAGCAGAGAGCAAAGCAGCTAGAG AGGGAAAAGCATCAGGTTGAGGAGGTGCTGAGGGATGTGAGGAGGAATGAGGAGGAGATGTGTCAGTCTAACCAGTCACTGCTCACTCGCCTGGAGGACGTGCAG AGTAAGTTGACCAAGCTCAATCATGAGCACAGGGACCTGAAGGAGAAGCtcaaggaggagaggagacaaataGAGGAGCTGTGGAAGACAAAAACTGAGCTGGAGGATGAGAGGATTCTGCAGGACAGGACTGTGGAGCAGCTGCAGAGGAAG ATGACTAGCATCATGGAGGAGTGTGAGGCATCCACAGATGTACTTCAGAACCAGGTCGACGAGGCCAGAGAGAGGAGTCAGAGGGAGTTGGACGAGCTACGGAGACAGCTGCAGGAAAAGGGAGCAGAGCTGGAGAAATCCCGACTGGCAGCCAAAAAACTTCAGGAAGAG ctgCTTCCTCTGGAGGAGGATCTGCAGCGGTGTCGCAGGGAGCAGCAGGAGGCCCAGCTGAGGGGCCGGCAGCTGGAGCAGAaggtggaggagctggaggagaggaaTGCAACCACGGTGGGAGAGCGTGAGCGGCAGGTCAAACTCATGGAG ggACGCATCAGCCAGCTACAAGAAGATGTTAATGATGAGCGCAGCAGTGCCGACCGCCTGATGGAGCGGTTAGACAAAACCAAAGAGCAG ATGGATCAGATGAGGAGCGAGCTGATGCAGGAGAGAGCAGTCAGGCAGGACCTGGAGTGTGACAAGATGAGCCTGGAGAGACAG AACAAAGACCTGAAGAGCAGAGTGACTCATCTGGAAGGATCACAGAGGACCAACCAGGATTCACTCGTCTCCAAACTGAACACCCGCATCCAGGAACTAGAGGAAAGGCTACAAGGAGAAGAGAG AGACAACAACAGCCTGCAACAAGCGAACCGCAAGCTGGAGCGTAAAGTGAAGGAGATGAAGATGCAGACTGACGAGGAACACATCAACCTGCAGAGCCAGAGAGACCAG CTGACTCAGAGGCTGAAGACGGCGAAGAGGCAGATGGACGAGGCGGAGGAGGAGATCGAGCGCCTGGAACACGCTAAGAAGAAGCTGCAGAGAGAACTGGACGAGCAGATCGAGGCCAACGAGCAGCTTCATGGCCAACTGAGCTCACTGCGGAACGAGATGAG GCGTAAAAGGAAATCACCTCCTCTCATTAAGTCTATGGAGGACAGCCTGAACGACGTGGATGACTTAGGATCTGATTGA